In Odontesthes bonariensis isolate fOdoBon6 chromosome 9, fOdoBon6.hap1, whole genome shotgun sequence, the following proteins share a genomic window:
- the brca2 gene encoding breast cancer type 2 susceptibility protein encodes MDLPSKNMYDVFKDDIWKELGPLDPNWFEVLTTQTTVHQGNVSDQEYTCTYQEGHFKTPLEKTSVDSQLFSTPKVFRHSRILSPETEDEQSFTNANDKGTLPWTAADSPCILRGVPGVKCGSIQPQNEDSFDLLNTPNKSPVSYAKHISESLGAQINPDISWTSSLNTPPAVPSTLILSKTDESPCPVSVTADRNVVFVRKLFPSVSEASTVGVPKNLGMPVVSQGPVSSEAHNCPQTSQNQRESLWSQKVQDSIKDGEICNTVAGALDGAEKVPSVLFANSSSDLRKVKPDRNKRKQIVQTKDGCSSKDVTTTPNAASREKGTANLEPGKFPSSPLKTEDKAISQWSPLRLSEIPPCTEESKILAGHPQGGIDSLQLSRPSVKISDSGFIRKRRKFVYTVGTLKPQIKENEVAAQKMDSSPGIPDSGQEVSVKQLEKASDEANCCSTGKTAVKKLIRLSGESLLYSAEAKIQDLDMSQLCRDFAQDFSQMSESGQQTKVAENTQQNFSPSACLSAVKQAKQKARQANFHHNSVGSSDRRHISTANQNSSINEDSGSDSGFQSAFSNIAHTTALSFGPPCSENTGQSRQWSDSTTDIHMTTSFPATKEGNEKVRLDAEAETTLIGGQRSNQRQTVDLGRESESCIKSTLTRQPSSTEGTDDNIGCVPLNGLIHGSLPEKSAHSLPSVHALGFKTASNKGIHVSSANLERAKRLFQETDDEKAFSGQPIKCDNAIKPKSSTSKSATCSTDQLPSLRKTLGSQLTASQRADVTELCSLLEEADSQFEFTQFKTAKQKRHGQRDTTSPQKADKEVDPEFLAGIDFDDSFNDGISNATIQSTDMSSPSTLKKGNSSGPPSSERIFEDGRCSVSTELENPQRAEHSEAREMENNSTLLPVVAFKTAGGRVLRVSKKCLSKARSLFADLEENLTDQKSPGKQKSETDTKTEQKSSMDFNTCEKDLKRIQDGFSNTEDSVGSNKQVTVVEVEGDSGSFEKSKTDKAVCQSGFHMASGKRVSVSVKCMQQAEAFFKDCGVMDSDDGEFDKRSINPVLEDVGNKKSLSKYKNIQVSTSEEPASGCTKSENVDAGLFAQLIQGSHVDEGEMSSNGTLALKNTASLHENPFSTSGPFSSLLCTTSKNTDPSGVDELGSGDGFCTASGKKVSVSADAMKRAECLLNEMHRPADINSQPSQKGKKLGTGQLTTQVLPTEHCGFQTAGGKGLSISLAALKKAKNLFSECEGVENKISVSSPHSKIPATRPTLCNRGFFAASGKAAAFSSEALQKAKAFFSDISSSTDMPSVSDTRSDKKHKDAQENFEQIHCGVTNAEGAEVRASQKNLLTAKHVSKELDDFVLTKAMQEADAFFNDCEMDCDNADLAKDKKSKVLVSVVGSEEKNLTKLNPDRDTPEEPGNGCAEDIDRQVKQKQVILPPQKSGFQTASGNAVAVSSENLKRAKTMFNECEGDVDGVGTTPPLSQIPALPFRGGGFRAASGKPVELSSEALQKAKSLFGDISFSAEIPGVSHTRKSDKKHHSVGNTEKRQLGFTTAGGAKVHVSQKSLMKAKHLMKEFSDSAKAVQEADAFFNDCEVDTNNTMLSKDETSKAPLSEGGSEKNNLIPLSPAQKVAESISEEPGNGCTEDADEQVNQRVDTLPAENNGFQTASGKAVAVSSENLKRAKTLFNECEGGVDGVGTTPPLSQIPALPFRGGGFRAASGKPVELSSEALQKAKSLFGDISFSAEIPGVSHTRKSDKTQHSGDNTEKRQLGFTTAGGAKVRVSQKSLMKAKHLMKEFSDSAKAVQDTNDVDDSSEMSANHLSIAPMSESGSKKENLSKLSPGQMKIVNMSGNRSTEDTDGQVQNIGFQTAGGKAVAISSEALKRAETLLSEFKGAEDKIVACLPRSISTPPFKNSGFFAASGKPVEFSAEALENVKTLFSDISMSADIPSASDTRTRGEDECGTNDTEKVHCGFRTAKGGKVHVSEENLLKAKHVLKEFDDLILTQAMQDADAFFKESADGELERSKVKDVKRTSNSNAATASDGDIPARRRAPSGVQLFPSLQPIDHRNKTAESLSVQDKTLTDVFKCQEDQIVSPVAGNIHGKPGQEKSCLLECEVIRADKSSDLNLQSLNLTGCTENQQKLFAQEALDCTNALLKDEGLGGQSLSMTFETEPLKDGPKFSNKSTEEETGRRKRTFGDSDLTGQPPLKRRLLEEFDRTVDGPRGSALHPVKSCPNGLMKDRGVFKYSVHHQPNITKPHRDGKNYVDMRFQKTTQAQGSAPGGSGSAHSKMPTFVPPIFKNTKTEAQKNPVFKENVITPVFVPPLPKKRTLPREDSPEQHGEEDKSQHSFIMQSNSNSYVPPTKKIQGTADVKTLVDTENNDMNNQSVPVDCGSVGSGAESSHVEDTFSRSRDISQNLQNIELARDMQDMRIRKKKRQNIRPLPGSLFLTRTSGVTRIPLKVAVNGKPPARYTSEQLYGYGVQRHVSEISSENAESFRFNLLHFIKQETLIDEGGVQLADGGWLMPSNDWTAGKDEFFRALCDTPGVDPKLIGEAWVYNHYKWIVWKQASVERSFPETMGGLCLSPEQVLLQLKYRYDIEVDHSRRPALRKIMERDDTAVKTLVLCVCEIVSRGHSPNRQNRNESKTPQSADTKAEASSAVVWLTDGWYAIKAQLDEPLAAMLHRGLLAVGVKLIIHGAQLVGSQDACCPLEAPESLMLKICANSCRRARWDAKLGFHRDPRPFLLPISCLYSNGGSVGCVDIIILRSYPIQWMERKPDGHIVFRSARAEEKEARRYNGHKQKAMEMLFAKIQADFEKEDKGNIKPQRRRQTISHQDIAKLQDGEELYEAVGDDLAYLQAHLSEQQLEALHSYRRSVMDKKQAELQDRYRRVLEAEDNENSCPKRDVTPVWRLCITDSTAQPGCSYQLNLWRPSSDLQSLLKEGCRYKVYNLVTSDGKRRSSIETVQLTGTKKTQFQELKSSQEWLAARFQPRVSTDFVNLLNAEFQPLCGEVDLTGYVISVIDGQGCSPAFYLADGKLNFVKVRFFSSLSQAGLEDVIKPHALLALTNLQLRGQSIFPTPVVYAGDLTVFSTNPKEVHLQESLIHLKSLLQRQENFFLNAEEKLSQLVNSEGPGSISSLALQPRTPASTTERKQDPKTTVTFQKGTRSLGSFTPVSNNPPAASTSTEKDPKSLKRRRALDYLSRVPSPPPLSFLGSLASPCVKKTFNPPRRSGTPSTLKAVQTPIKKPADSVVEDEWVNDEELAMIDTQALHVGDSL; translated from the exons ATGGATTTACCCTCAAAAAACATGTACGACGTATTCAAAGATGACATCTGGAAAG AGCTGGGACCACTGGACCCAAACTGGTTTGAGGTCCTGACGACACAAACTACGGTTCATCAGGGAAATGTCTCCGATCAAGAATACACGTGCACTTACCAAGAGGGACATTTCAAAACCCCTCTAGAAAAAACTTCAGTGGACAGTCAGCTGTTTTCAACGCCCAAAGTTTTCAGACACAGTCGTATTTTGTCACCTGAAACGGAGGATGAGCAGTCATTCACAAATGCTAACG ATAAAGGAACATTACCGTGGACAGCAGCAGACAGTCCCTGTATACTTCGGGG GGTCCCAGGTGTGAAATGTGGCAGTATCCAGCCTCAAAATGAGGATAGTTTTG ATTTACTCAATACTCCAAACAAATCCCCG GTCAGCTATGCCAAGCATATTTCGGAAAGTCTTGGTGCACAGATTAACCCTGACATTTCATGGACCAGTTCTTTGAATACACCACCAGCAGTCCCATCCACCCTGATTTTAT ctaaaactgaTGAGAGTCCCTGTCCAGTGAGTGTTACTGCGGACAGAAATGTTGTC TTTGTGCGGAAGCTTTTCCCTTCTGTTTCAGAAGCATCCACAGTCGGAGTGCCGAAAAACTTGGGCATGCCTGTTGTTTCCCAAG GTCCTGTTTCAAGTGAAGCCCACAACTGCCCTCAGACATCACAAAACCAAAGGGAGAGTCTTTGGTCACAGAAAGTTCAAGATTCTATAAAAGATGGAGAAATTTGCAACACAGTAGCAGGTGCTCTTGATGGAGCTGAAAAGGTTCCCTCTGTGCTGTTTGCCAACAGTAGTTCAGATCTCAGAAAAGTGAAGCCTGACAGAAACAAACGGAAGCAAATTGTTCAGACAAAAGATGGCTGCAGCTCTAAAGATGTCACAACAACACCCAATGCTGCATCCAGGGAAAAGGGAACAGCTAATCTGGAACCTGGCAAATTTCCATCGTCCCCACTGAAAACTGAAGATAAAGCAATAAGCCAGTGGTCTCCATTGAGGTTATCTGAAATCCCACCTTGTACTGAGGAAAGTAAAATCTTAGCAGGACACCCACAAGGTGGCATTGATTCTCTTCAGCTTTCCAGGCCATCAGTGAAAATTTCAGACTCTGGATTTataagaaaaaggagaaaatttGTGTACACTGTTGGGACCTTAAAACCACAAATTAAAGAAAATGAGGTTGCTGCTCAGAAGATGGATTCGTCACCAGGGATTCCAGACTCTG GACAAGAAGTAAGCGTTAAGCAGTTGGAGAAAGCATCAGATGAAGCAAACTGTTGCAGTACTGGGAAAACCGCAGTGAAAAAACTAATAAGACTTAGTGGAGAAAGTCTGCTTTACTCTGCAGAAGCCAAAATCCAGGATCTTGACATGTCACAGCTTTGCAGAGATTTTGCACAAGACTTCAGCCAAATGTCAGAGTCTGGTCAACAGACTAAAGTAGCAGAGAACACTCAGCAGAACTTCTCTCCATCAGCATGTCTCTCAGCCGTGAAACAGGCTAAGCAGAAAGCAAGGCAAGCAAACTTTCACCATAACTCAGTTGGTAGTAGTGACAGGAGACACATTTCTACAGCTAATCAGAATAGCTCCATCAATGAAGACAGTGGAAGTGACAGTGGATTCCAGTCTGCTTTTTCAAACATCGCGCATACGACTGCACTGTCCTTTGGTCCTCCTTGCTCAGAGAACACCGGTCAAAGTCGACAGTGGTCTGACTCTACAACTGATATCCACATGACCACTTCTTTTCCAGCTACAAAGGAAGGAAATGAAAAGGTACGTTTGGATGCTGAAGCTGAAACCACACTGATCGGTGGGCAGAGATCCAACCAAAGGCAGACAGTGGACCTTGGAAGAGAGAGTGAGTCCTGCATAAAGAGCACATTAACACGACAACCCAGCAGTACAGAAGGAACTGATGataacattggctgtgttccatTAAATGGCCTAATTCATGGCAGTCTGCCAGAGAAATCGGCACATTCTCTTCCCTCTGTCCATGCATTAGGattcaaaactgcttcaaataAAGGCATACACGTCTCCTCGGCCAACCTAGAGAGAGCCAAGCGTCTCTTTCAAGAGACTGATGATGAAAAGGCTTTTAGTGGTCAGCCCATCAAATGTGACAATGCCATTAAACCTAAAAGCAGCACGAGTAAAAGTGCAACTTGTAGCACAGACCAGCTACCTTCTTTAAGAAAAACATTAGGTTCACAGTTAACAGCTTCACAAAGAGCTGATGTGACTGAACTGTGCTCTCTCTTAGAGGAAGCAGACAGCCAGTTTGAGTTTACGCAGTTTAAAACTGCAAAACAGAAAAGGCATGGTCAAAGGGATACCACCTCTCCACAAAAAGCTGACAAAGAAGTTGACCCTGAGTTTCTTGCAGGTATTGATTTTGATGACAGCTTTAATGATGGAATATCAAACGCCACAATTCAATCCACAGACATGTCATCACCAAGCACACTGAAAAAAGGAAATTCCTCTGGACCTCCTTCCTCAGAGCGCATCTTTGAAGACGGGAGATGTTCTGTGTCGACTGAACTAGAAAATCCTCAAAGAGCTGAGCACAGTGAAGCTCGCGAGATGGAGAACAACAGTACTTTATTGCCTGTTGTTGCATTTAAGACTGCAGGAGGAAGGGTTTTGAGAGTTTCCAAAAAGTGTCTGAGCAAAGCTAGATCTTTGTTTGCCGATTTGGAGGAGAATTTGACAGATCAGAAATCACCTGGGAAACAGAAAAGTGAAACTGATACTAAAACGGAACAAAAAAGCAGTATGGATTTTAACACGTGCgagaaggatttgaagagaatTCAGGACGGTTTTTCCAACACAGAAGACTCTGTCGGTTCCAACAAACAGGTCACCGTTGTTGAAGTTGAGGGCGATTCTGGAAGTTTTGAAAAAAGCAAAACTGACAAAGCCGTGTGTCAAAGTGGTTTCCACATGGCTAGTGGGAAACGGGTCTCTGTTTCAGTAAAATGCATGCAACAGGCAGAGGCTTTCTTCAAAGACTGTGGTGTAATGGACAGTGATGATGGCGAGTTTGATAAGAGGAGCATAAATCCTGTGCTTGAAGATGTTGGAAATAAGAAAAGcctttcaaaatataaaaacattcagGTCAGCACATCTGAGGAACCTGCCAGTGGATGCACCAAATCAGAAAATGTAGATGCCGGACTGTTTGCACAGCTTATACAAGGATCGCATGTGGATGAAGGGGAAATGAGCAGTAATGGTACACTGGCTTTGAAAAATACAGCATCTCTCCATGAAAACCCATTTTCCACTTCAGGGCCATTTTCCTCCCTGCTGTGCACAACATCAAAGAATACTGATCCCTCTGGTGTTGATGAATTGGGCAGTGGTGATGGATTCTGTACAGCCAGCGGAAAGAAAGTGTCCGTGTCAGCTGATGCAATGAAGAGGGCTGAATGTCTTTTGAACGAAATGCATAGACCTGCGGACATAAACAGCCAGCCCAGTCAAAAAGGCAAAAAATTAGGAACGGGGCAACTTACAACCCAGGTCTTACCAACAGAACACTGTGGATTTCAGACAGCTGGTGGAAAGGGACTTTCCATTTCATTAGCAGCtttaaagaaagcaaaaaaTTTATTCAGCGAATGTGAAGGAGTTGAGAAtaaaatcagtgtttcatcGCCACATTCCAAAATTCCAGCCACTCGTCCAACACTCTGTAATCGTGGATTTTTTGCAGCCAGTGGTAAAGCTGCGGCGTTTTCATCTGAGGCCTTACAGAAGGCTAAAGCTTTCTTCAGTGACATCAGTTCGAGCACCGACATGCCATCTGTTTCAGACACAAGGAGTGATAAGAAGCATAAGGATGCTCAAGAAAACTTTGAGCAAATACATTGCGGTGTCACAAATGCAGAGGGGGCAGAAGTTCGTGCGTCACAGAAAAATCTTTTAACAGCGAAGCACGTTTCGAAAGAATTGGATGATTTTGTCTTAACCAAAGCAATGCAGGAGGCAGATGCTTTCTTCAATGACTGTGAGATGGATTGTGATAATGCAGATTTGGCAAAAGATAAGAAAAGTAAAGTGCTCGTGAGTGTTGTTGGCAGCGAGGAGAAAAATCTTACAAAACTTAATCCAGATCGAGACACTCCTGAAGAGCCTGGAAATGGATGCGCTGAGGACATAGACCGACAAGTGAAACAGAAACAAGTCATTTTGCCACCACAAAAGAGTGGATTTCAGACAGCCAGTGGAAATGCAGTGGCTGTTTCATCTGAAAATCTGAAGAGAGCAAAAACCATGTTCAATGAATGTGAAGGAGATGTAGATGGAGTAGGTACAACACCACCACTATCTCAGATCCCTGCTCTGCCATTCAGGGGTGGTGGATTTCGTGCTGCCAGTGGTAAACCTGTAGAACTTTCATCTGAGGCCCTTCAGAAGGCAAAATCTCTGTTCGGTGACATCAGTTTCAGTGCAGAGATCCCAGGTGTTTCACACACAAGGAAAAGTGACAAGAAACACCACAGTGTTGGAAATACAGAGAAAAGACAATTGGGTTTCACAACTGCAGGGGGAGCTAAAGTCCATGTGTCACAGAAAAGTCTGATGAAAGCAAAGCATCTTATGAAAGAATTCAGTGATTCAGCAAAAGCAGTGCAAGAGGCAGATGCTTTCTTCAATGACTGTGAAGTGGATACTAATAACACAATGTTGTCAAAAGATGAGACGAGTAAAGCCCCTCTGAGTGAGGGCGGCAGTGAGAAAAACAATCTTATACCACTTAGTCCAGCTCAAAAGGTGGCTGAAAGCATTTCTGAAGAGCCTGGGAATGGATGCACTGAGGATGCAGATGAACAAGTTAACCAAAGAGTTGACACTTTGCCAGCAGAGAATAATGGATTTCAGACAGCCAGTGGAAAAGCAGTGGCTGTTTCATCTGAAAATTTGAAGAGGGCAAAAACCTTGTTCAATGAATGTGAAGGAGGTGTAGATGGAGTAGGTACAACACCACCACTATCTCAGATCCCTGCTCTGCCATTCAGGGGTGGTGGATTTCGTGCTGCCAGTGGTAAACCTGTAGAACTTTCATCTGAGGCCCTTCAGAAGGCAAAATCTCTGTTCGGTGACATCAGTTTCAGTGCAGAGATCCCAGGTGTTTCACACACAAGGAAAAGTGACAAGACACAACACAGTGGTGACAACACGGAGAAAAGACAACTAGGTTTCACAACTGCAGGGGGAGCTAAAGTCCGTGTGTCACAGAAAAGTCTGATGAAAGCGAAGCATCTTATGAAAGAATTCAGTGATTCAGCAAAAGCAGTACAAGACACAAATGATGTGGATGATAGCAGTGAAATGTCTGCCAATCATCTAAGTATAGCACCTATGAGTGAAAGTGGCAGCAAGAAGGAAAACCTTTCCAAACTAAGTCCAGGACAAATGAAAATCGTAAACATGTCTGGAAATCGAAGCACCGAGGACACAGACGGACAAGTTCAGAACATCGGATTTCAgactgctggtggaaaagcaGTTGCCATTTCATCTGAAGCTCTGAAGAGGGCTGAAACCCTGTTGAGTGAATTTAAAGGAGCTGAGGATAAAATTGTTGCTTGCTTGCCACGTTCAATTTCTACTCCACCTTTCAAGAATAGTGGATTTTTTGCAGCCAGTGGAAAGCCTGTTGAATTTTCAGCTGAGGCCTTAGAGAACGTTAAAACTCTATTCAGTGACATCAGCATGAGTGCAGATATCCCATCTGCTTCAGACACAAGGACAAGGGGTGAGGATGAATGTGGTACAAATGATACAGAGAAGGTACACTGCGGTTTCAGGACTGCAAAAGGAGGAAAAGTCCACGTGTCGGAGGAAAATCTTTTAAAAGCAAAGCATGTTTTGAAAGAATTTGATGATTTGATCTTAACCCAGGCAATGCAAGACGCAGatgctttttttaaagaatctgctgatggagagttggagcgtTCAAAAGTGAAAGATGTGAAAAGAACTTCAAATTCCAATGCTGCCACAGCTAGTGACGGAGACATCCCTGCAAGGAGAAGAGCCCCATCGGGAGTTCAGTTGTTTCCTTCTTTGCAACCAATTGATCATAGAAACAAAACGGCTGAAAGTTTAAGTGTACAAGACAAGACACTTACAGATGTGTTTAAGTGTCAAGAAGACCAAATTGTCTCACCGGTGGCGGGCAACATACATGGAAAACCTGGACAAGAAAAGTCATGCTTGTTGGAATGTGAAGTTATAAGAGCAGATAAGTCTTCAGATCTAAATTTACAGTCACTTAACCTCACTGGCTGCACAGAAAACCAACAGAAGCTTTTTGCCCAGGAGGCTCTGGACTGCACAAACGCCTTGCTTAAGGACGAAGGTCTAGGCGGCCAAAGTCTCTCGATGACTTTTGAAACTGAGCCACTGAAAGATGGCCCAAAATTCAGCAACAAATCAACAGAGGAAGAAAcaggaaggaggaagagaacatTCGGAGATTCGGATCTGACCG GTCAGCCTCCCTTGAAAAGACGATTATTGGAAGAATTCGACAGGACAGTTGATGGTCCACGAGGTTCAGCGCTCCACCCTGTAAAAAGTTGTCCAAATG GTTTAATGAAAGACAGGGGAGTTTTCAAGTACAGTGTTCATCATCAGCCAAACATCACAAAGCCACACAG GGATGGAAAAAACTATGTGGACATGAGATTTCAAAAGACAACACAAGCACAAGGTTCAGCCCCAGGAGGCAGCGGATCGGCGCACTCCAAGATGCCTACATTTGTTCCTCCAATCTTCAAAAATACAAAGACGGAGGCTCAAAAGAATCCAGttttcaaagaaaatgtaaTAACACCCGTGTTTGTTCCACCATTACCAAAAAAAAGGACTTTACCACGAGAGGACTCCCCTGAACAACACGGCGAGGAGGATAAAAGCCAACATTCCTTTATAATGCAGTCTAACAGCAACTCTTATGTGCCGCCCACTAAAAAAATTCAAGGCACAGCAGATGTAAAGACTTTGGTTGACACTGAAAACAATGACATGAATAATCAAAGTGTTCCTGTGGACTGTGGATCAGTCGGTTCTGGTGCAGAGTCATCACATGTGGAGGACACATTTTCCAGAAGCAGAG ACATCTCTCAGAACCTTCAAAACATTGAGCTTGCACGGGATATGCAAGACATGAGGATCAGGAAAAAGAAGCGCCAGAACATTCGACCTTTACCAGGGAGCTTGTTTCTAACAAGAACATCGGGAGTGACGAGGATCCCCTTAAAGGTTGCAGTGAATGGAAAGCCTCCAGCGAGATACACTTCAGAACAG ctgtacGGATATGGAGTCCAAAGGCACGTTTCTGAGATCAGTAGTGAGAATGCCGAATCTTTTCGCTTCAATTTGCTGCACTTCATCAAACAGGAGACGTTGATAGATGAAGGTGGTGTTCAGCTTGCTGATGGGGGCTGGTTGATGCCCAGCAATGATTGGACAGCAGGAAAAGATGAATTCTTTAG AGCACTATGTGACACCCCAGGTGTGGATCCCAAACTGATCGGTGAGGCCTGGGTGTACAATCACTACAAATGGATTGTGTGGAAGCAGGCGTCCGTGGAAAGATCCTTTCCCGAGACAATGGGCGGCCTCTGTCTCTCCCCAGAGCAGGTTCTCCTACAGCTTAAGTACAG ATACGATATAGAAGTAGACCACAGCCGCAGGCCAGCTCTGAGGAAGATCATGGAAAGGGACGACACAGCAGTCAAGACTCTTGTTCTCTGCGTTTGCGAGATCGTCTCCAGAGGTCACTCTCCAAACAGACAGAATCGCAATGAAAGCAAGACTCCTCAAAGTGCTGATACCAAGGCGGAAGCTTCATCTGCAGTGGTTTGGCTGACAGACGGTTGGTATGCCATTAAAGCCCAGCTAGATGAGCCTTTGGCTGCCATGCTTCACAGAGGTCTACTGGCTGTTGGTGTCAAGTTGATTATCCATGGGGCCCAGCTGGTGGGATCACAAGATGCTTGCTGTCCACTGGAGGCACCAGAATCTCTCATGCTAAAG ATTTGTGCCAATAGTTGCAGACGTGCACGATGGGATGCTAAGCTGGGATTTCACAGAGATCCACGACCCTTCCTGCTTCCAATCTCCTGTTTGTATAGCAATGGAGGGTCAGTGGGATGTGTTGATATCATCATACTGAGAAGCTACCCCATACAG TGGATGGAGAGGAAACCAGATGGACATATTGTGTTCCGGTCTGCTCGAGCGGAAGAGAAGGAAGCTCGACGATACAACGGCCACAAGCAAAAGGCTATGGAGATGCTATTTGCCAAGATACAAGCTGATTTTGAAAAAGAGGACAAAG GGAATATCAAACCTCAGCGGAGAAGGCAAACAATTAGTCATCAGGATATTGCAAAACTGCAGGACGGAGAGGAACTGTATGAAGCAGTCGGAGATGATCTGGCTTACCTCCAG GCTCATCTGAGTGAACAGCAGCTGGAGGCTCTTCATAGCTACAGACGTTCAGTGATGGACAAGAAGCAGGCTGAGCTGCAGGATCGATATCGCCGTGTTCTCGAGGCAGAGGACAACGAAAACAGCTGCCCCAAAAGagatgtgacacctgtgtggAGACTTTGCATTACTGACTCGACGGCCCAACCTGGCTGTa gtTACCAGTTGAATCTTTGGCGACCTTCCTCAGATCTTCAGTCTTTATTGAAAGAAGGCTGTCGATACAAAGTCTATAACCTCGTCACTTCAGATGGAAAGAGACGCAGCAGCATTGAAACGGTTCAGCTCACAGggacaaagaaaacacagtttCAGGAGCTAAAG AGTTCCCAGGAATGGTTGGCTGCACGTTTTCAGCCAAGAGTCTCCACGGATTTTGTGAATCTTCTAAATGCAGAATTCCAGCCCCTGTGTGGAGAGGTTGATCTCACAGGATATGTGATCAGTGTCATAGATGGACAGG GTTGCTCTCCTGCATTTTATTTGGCTGATGGGAAGCTGAACTTTGTGAAGGTACGCTTTTTCAGCAGCTTGTCTCAGGCTGGCCTGGAAGATGTGATCAAACCTCATGCCCTGTTGGCTCTGACTAACCTGCAGCTGAGAGGTCAGTCCATCTTTCCCACTCCTGTTGTGTATGCTGGAGATCTGACCGTCTTCTCCACAAACCCCAAAGAAGTTCATCTACAGGAATCCCTCATCCATCTGAAAAGCTTGCTCCAG cgTCAAGAGAACTTCTTTCTCAATGCAGAAGAGAAGCTTTCACAGTTAGTCAATTCTGAAGGCCCGGGCTCCATCTCCTCTCTAGCTCTGCAACCACGAACCCCAGCCTCtacaacagaaagaaaacaagacCCAAAGACAACT GTAACGTTTCAGAAAGGGACCAGAAGCCTCGGATCCTTCACGCCTGTCAGCAATAACCCTCCTGCAGCATCAACTTCAACAGAAAAAGACCCCAAAAGCCTGAAAAGGAGGAGAGCTCTGGATTATCTGTCTCGTGTCCCGTCTCCACCACCTCTCTCCTTTCTGGGCTCATTGGCTTCTCCGTGTGTAAAGAAGACATTCAACCCCCCTCGACGGTCTGGGACACCTAGCACTTTAAAAGCTGTACAGACTCCAATTAAAAAACCTGCTGACTCTGTGGTGGAGGATGAGTGGGTGAACGATGAGGAACTGGCTATGATTGACACACAGGCGCTGCATGTTGGAGATTCATTATAG